One Chitinophaga sp. H8 DNA window includes the following coding sequences:
- a CDS encoding FecR family protein — translation MKKISDAMCGVKPFFLSYIIESAKFIMKAEEKLLLQKFLKGRCSDKELAQVKVLLEQPGVDGVLDELITIQSGEQWYGTLEPDQALLDLTARKKAEAAKRFAEGKSSQPELKKRWLFGRLNILQHAAIWAGVILVGTLAVWQYKNVVHHTEQVAYVERVNSKGLPLRYVLPDSSEVFLGAASSLRYPENFKGDTREIELQGEAFFQVNRNPEKPFIIHTGNVQTKVLGTSFKVEAFGQNPIVVSVATGKVGVSQHTGNTSKTLALLTPGKQVIWDQQKQVASEHNVDIYSLESWKTGDLSFEEQPLSAIVGEIQRRFGVKIHFADATLAETRVSVTFPAGKPIENVMYILSETGRFSYQTTDNLVYKIYPKK, via the coding sequence TTGAAAAAAATATCGGATGCCATGTGTGGTGTCAAACCTTTTTTCTTGTCTTATATTATTGAAAGCGCAAAATTTATTATGAAAGCTGAAGAAAAGCTCTTATTACAAAAATTTCTGAAAGGTCGCTGTTCCGATAAAGAACTCGCCCAGGTCAAGGTATTACTGGAGCAGCCGGGTGTAGATGGGGTGTTGGATGAACTAATCACCATCCAGTCGGGTGAGCAGTGGTATGGTACCCTTGAACCGGACCAGGCCCTTTTAGATCTGACAGCACGAAAAAAGGCAGAGGCAGCTAAACGGTTTGCTGAAGGCAAATCAAGTCAACCAGAATTAAAGAAACGTTGGTTGTTTGGCAGATTGAATATTCTACAGCACGCCGCAATTTGGGCGGGGGTGATATTAGTGGGAACGTTGGCGGTATGGCAATATAAAAATGTAGTGCACCATACAGAACAGGTAGCCTATGTAGAACGGGTTAACTCTAAAGGATTACCACTGCGTTATGTGCTACCAGACAGTTCCGAAGTTTTTCTTGGAGCTGCTAGTAGCCTGCGGTACCCCGAAAATTTTAAAGGAGACACAAGGGAGATCGAATTACAGGGTGAAGCCTTTTTCCAGGTTAATCGTAATCCTGAAAAACCGTTCATTATCCACACGGGAAATGTACAGACAAAGGTATTGGGAACTTCCTTTAAAGTGGAAGCATTCGGGCAGAATCCTATAGTAGTATCCGTTGCGACAGGAAAAGTGGGAGTCAGTCAGCATACTGGAAATACCAGTAAAACACTCGCACTGTTAACACCGGGCAAACAAGTAATATGGGATCAGCAGAAGCAGGTTGCTTCAGAGCATAATGTAGATATATACAGCTTAGAAAGCTGGAAAACGGGAGATCTTTCCTTTGAAGAACAACCTTTATCTGCAATTGTCGGGGAGATTCAAAGACGTTTTGGGGTGAAAATACATTTTGCAGACGCTACATTGGCAGAAACCCGGGTCAGTGTTACGTTTCCTGCCGGTAAGCCCATTGAGAATGTCATGTACATCCTCTCTGAAACAGGACGATTTAGTTATCAAACAACAGATAACCTCGTATATAAAATTTATCCGAAAAAATGA
- a CDS encoding DUF5689 domain-containing protein yields the protein MNIKRTARQFLALLAIAASFTACKKDKNVEPTPPPPVEVVAISLQDLKALAKDEAVTVPDGRKISGIVISDAGGKNIAATSLILQEETGKPGIIVNLAEANAFKTGDKLEINISKQKLEKINGEVTLTGIPVANASKTGTGTITAKATNVEELTTNAAAWDGTLVSLGEGRFYGGSGKYATEGVEFADAKGRVKIGVASTATFKDQAYAASVSQLMAIVRVEGTKVRLDIRNATDVTGGEITKILTEDFTDISLIGNPHAYNPDIINAFTTDFGEWGVIEGLYVRGDRYDGSFLSSTRKYFYSVNSKSLGSIKYTNPNLKGLKKVSITFAGSKIEGDKAILKDPEYGGVYVSVPPFNIATDYFQVRLSGQVSQFGSFGLESPKITKTGEFTTVTFTIPSKEELLKINGVTPEDVDKFLANPQISFYNRSHREGFGNWDTVAPIVFDKIEFSFAN from the coding sequence ATGAACATTAAACGTACAGCAAGGCAGTTCCTAGCCCTACTGGCTATTGCGGCGAGCTTTACCGCGTGTAAAAAAGACAAAAATGTTGAACCCACCCCGCCTCCCCCCGTAGAGGTCGTTGCCATCAGCTTGCAGGATTTGAAAGCATTGGCAAAAGATGAGGCCGTTACCGTACCTGACGGACGTAAAATATCCGGTATAGTGATCTCAGACGCCGGCGGTAAGAATATCGCGGCTACCAGCCTGATCTTACAGGAAGAAACAGGTAAACCGGGTATCATCGTTAACCTTGCGGAGGCCAATGCCTTTAAGACCGGTGATAAACTGGAGATCAACATCTCTAAGCAGAAGCTGGAAAAGATCAACGGAGAGGTGACCCTTACCGGTATTCCGGTAGCCAATGCCAGCAAGACGGGCACCGGGACGATAACGGCCAAAGCTACGAATGTCGAAGAGCTAACCACTAATGCGGCAGCATGGGACGGTACGCTGGTATCATTGGGAGAAGGACGCTTTTACGGCGGTAGCGGGAAATATGCTACCGAAGGCGTGGAATTTGCGGATGCCAAAGGCCGCGTAAAAATTGGGGTAGCCAGTACTGCGACATTTAAAGACCAGGCTTATGCCGCATCTGTTTCACAGCTCATGGCTATTGTGCGTGTGGAAGGCACAAAAGTAAGATTGGACATTCGCAACGCGACAGATGTAACCGGAGGTGAGATCACCAAAATATTAACAGAGGATTTTACTGATATATCGCTAATAGGTAATCCCCACGCCTATAATCCTGATATAATAAATGCTTTTACTACTGATTTTGGAGAGTGGGGGGTTATTGAAGGGCTTTACGTGCGAGGTGATCGTTATGACGGCAGTTTTTTATCCTCTACCAGAAAATATTTCTATTCCGTTAACTCAAAGAGCCTAGGGAGTATTAAGTATACCAATCCTAATTTGAAAGGCCTGAAAAAAGTGTCTATCACTTTTGCGGGCAGTAAAATAGAAGGCGATAAAGCGATTTTAAAAGATCCAGAATATGGTGGTGTATATGTTTCGGTTCCCCCCTTTAATATTGCTACTGATTATTTTCAGGTAAGATTGTCGGGACAAGTTTCACAATTCGGCAGTTTCGGGCTTGAATCTCCAAAGATCACGAAAACCGGCGAATTTACCACCGTTACCTTCACCATACCTTCCAAAGAGGAACTGCTGAAGATTAACGGTGTCACTCCAGAGGATGTGGACAAGTTTTTAGCAAACCCTCAAATTAGTTTTTATAATAGATCGCACCGGGAGGGCTTTGGTAATTGGGACACCGTTGCACCTATAGTATTCGATAAAATAGAGTTTTCATTTGCAAACTAA
- a CDS encoding plasmid mobilization protein: MEGKNTNRTRRIICRLTPDEYAKIEKKWKASTCRKLSEYVRRMLFEKPIVTTYRNSSQDDVMTELVRLRGELNAVGNNFNQSVKKLHTLHQLVEFKSWLMAHEVEKKVLQNKMDEVKNSIKKMLELWLQ, encoded by the coding sequence ATGGAAGGAAAAAACACAAACAGAACCCGGCGGATCATCTGCCGCTTAACGCCGGATGAGTATGCTAAAATAGAAAAGAAATGGAAGGCTTCCACCTGCCGCAAGCTAAGCGAATATGTGCGCAGGATGCTTTTTGAAAAGCCTATTGTAACCACCTACCGGAACAGTTCACAGGATGACGTAATGACAGAACTGGTAAGGCTTCGGGGAGAACTGAATGCGGTCGGGAACAACTTCAACCAGTCGGTAAAAAAGCTGCATACACTGCATCAGCTTGTGGAATTTAAGAGCTGGCTGATGGCGCATGAAGTGGAGAAAAAGGTACTCCAGAACAAGATGGACGAAGTAAAAAACAGCATCAAAAAAATGTTGGAATTATGGTTGCAGTAA
- a CDS encoding TonB-dependent receptor, which yields MQKVVKVLDANGFIAHRKRFHLFLIMSIFLLFSQYVNAQDLSKKITVTIQDASIKEAFNKVKEQSGILFAFNADINKYAGKKVSIDRKDITVRQAIELIIAGTNLHFKKVDDQLLIEEKPAVKQQVSPNAAAGQGQGTGGLKGRIVEFETSQPLPGASVQILELNRGITTDSTGYYRFTGIRAGRYTLKVSFVSYATENQIVEVKANRDEVYDIKLQGNNQLGEVIVTATGKTRKPVAHASEKQVLQEIKAAQSVVSGISSQEISRSADRNVADVVKRISGVSVKDDKFIIVRGMNERYNLTYLNGNIAPSTEQYSRAFALDLLPTRIIDKILIYKSPAPDLMGDMTGGAVKIFTKDAKNVKHFDIELQSGFLQNTSFNKNFLTYTGGKYDFLGFDDGTRKLPSSVPGYGDFTRATISQKEYVKSFSNILTYGKKTALPPMQLTANYYNSFKVGGRPLSVLSSLSYKNESKKISVERMTGNLTLHGGTSLKNKGVDDQNTENAQLSLLQNFTYRLGDSTTIYFKNFVLQQGQTNTILKNREAELYYDINQQKWVMGGEGIKKRDIILSYNQRFLYSGNLGGNTSIGSKGKQKLDWNTGYTYSNLTTPDQRVIHLQQNDRTNIPVVGDPGQNWVPVWREQQQEEFMGNALEQGMISRVWIKNIESQYNGSVDYSYKWRPWATFKAGTYQQWKERKVFRRVFTVNEGDLNSLGQPVDFSYDAIGRRNPDMDMNLVIWRQQDLGQLWSDDYLRDDGTGLKVYDRTKGGDAYTATEQNNSAYLAASLLPMGTKLDIYGGVRVEYNRQKVAGALGTLGDIPGAVNTPVLADLKSTEILPSLNIGYRPSQPYVFRLSYGKTVNRPEFRELSPYQELDYNENQRIRGNSKLQLARIDNYDLRVEWYPKESGAGNESFSLGGFYKKIEHPIERVISKLNLDNGAANIQYMNADKADVYGIELDFRKYFNFIPGTFFRNLSFIGNASYIYSRAERTPVNNDGTNNLNDPVIRRQLQGQSPYTVNGGLYYENAGSGTKLGIILNQTGPRIYAAAIGRKAATTTGNYPDFGTQPSLIELARRQLDISATQRIGKGLQLKFSVQNLLNDAVRLAEDANFTYKYEKAQYIRSPTNAYFSGDLLASDYRPGRYFIITFTYSL from the coding sequence ATGCAAAAAGTAGTAAAAGTACTTGATGCCAATGGATTTATCGCCCATAGAAAGCGATTCCATCTTTTCCTGATCATGTCTATTTTCCTGCTTTTTTCGCAGTATGTCAATGCACAGGATTTAAGCAAAAAAATAACCGTTACCATTCAAGACGCTTCCATTAAAGAGGCGTTTAACAAAGTAAAAGAACAAAGCGGAATTCTATTTGCCTTTAATGCGGACATCAACAAGTATGCTGGTAAAAAAGTCAGTATAGACCGGAAGGACATAACAGTCAGGCAGGCTATTGAATTGATTATTGCTGGCACAAACCTACACTTTAAAAAGGTTGACGACCAACTACTGATCGAAGAAAAACCTGCTGTTAAACAACAAGTCAGCCCAAACGCAGCAGCCGGTCAGGGTCAGGGAACGGGCGGCCTTAAAGGCCGTATTGTGGAGTTTGAAACTTCACAGCCCCTGCCCGGCGCATCTGTACAAATTTTGGAACTGAACAGGGGAATTACTACAGATAGTACGGGATATTACCGCTTTACCGGTATAAGAGCCGGACGTTATACCTTAAAAGTCTCTTTTGTAAGTTATGCCACCGAGAACCAAATTGTTGAAGTAAAAGCTAACAGGGATGAGGTTTACGATATCAAGTTGCAAGGCAATAACCAGTTGGGAGAAGTAATCGTGACCGCTACAGGAAAAACCCGTAAGCCTGTGGCGCATGCTTCGGAGAAACAAGTATTACAGGAAATCAAAGCCGCACAATCTGTTGTAAGTGGTATTTCCAGCCAGGAAATCAGCCGTTCGGCAGACCGTAATGTGGCCGATGTAGTAAAGCGTATTTCCGGAGTATCGGTAAAAGACGATAAGTTTATTATAGTCCGAGGTATGAACGAACGTTACAACCTTACCTACCTTAACGGGAACATAGCCCCGTCAACCGAGCAGTATTCGCGGGCCTTCGCCCTCGACCTTTTGCCCACGCGGATTATTGATAAGATCCTGATCTATAAGTCCCCCGCGCCGGACTTAATGGGCGACATGACAGGCGGTGCCGTGAAGATATTTACCAAGGATGCCAAAAATGTTAAGCATTTTGATATTGAACTGCAGAGCGGTTTTCTGCAAAACACCAGTTTCAACAAAAATTTCCTGACCTACACGGGTGGCAAGTACGACTTTCTGGGATTTGACGACGGGACACGCAAGCTACCGTCCTCCGTTCCGGGATACGGCGATTTTACCCGTGCGACCATATCGCAAAAGGAATATGTCAAAAGTTTTTCCAATATCCTGACTTACGGGAAAAAGACAGCGCTTCCGCCCATGCAGCTTACGGCCAACTACTACAACAGTTTCAAGGTCGGCGGCCGCCCGCTTTCCGTACTCAGCTCGCTCAGTTATAAGAATGAATCAAAGAAAATAAGTGTGGAGCGGATGACAGGCAACCTCACTTTGCATGGGGGCACAAGTCTGAAAAACAAAGGCGTTGACGACCAGAACACCGAAAACGCGCAACTTAGCCTACTGCAAAACTTCACCTATCGCCTCGGTGACAGTACCACTATCTACTTTAAGAACTTTGTGCTGCAACAGGGCCAGACCAACACGATCCTGAAAAACAGGGAAGCGGAACTTTATTACGATATAAACCAGCAGAAATGGGTTATGGGGGGAGAGGGAATAAAGAAACGGGATATCATCCTCTCTTATAACCAGCGCTTTCTATACAGCGGGAACCTGGGTGGCAATACTTCGATCGGATCAAAAGGCAAACAAAAACTGGATTGGAATACCGGTTATACGTATAGCAACCTGACTACGCCTGATCAACGGGTGATCCATTTGCAGCAAAATGACCGGACTAATATACCTGTTGTTGGTGACCCCGGACAAAATTGGGTGCCGGTATGGCGCGAACAGCAACAAGAGGAGTTTATGGGTAATGCGCTGGAACAGGGTATGATTTCCCGCGTTTGGATCAAAAATATAGAATCCCAGTACAACGGGTCTGTAGATTATTCCTATAAATGGCGTCCCTGGGCAACCTTCAAAGCGGGAACTTATCAGCAATGGAAAGAACGCAAGGTCTTTCGGAGGGTATTTACCGTTAACGAAGGGGACTTGAACAGTCTGGGTCAACCAGTAGACTTCTCTTATGACGCCATAGGCCGTCGTAATCCCGACATGGACATGAACCTGGTCATCTGGCGTCAGCAGGATCTGGGGCAGCTTTGGAGTGATGATTACCTGCGGGACGACGGCACTGGTTTAAAAGTATATGATCGTACCAAAGGTGGCGATGCCTATACCGCTACAGAACAGAATAACAGTGCATACCTGGCGGCAAGCCTCCTGCCCATGGGAACAAAACTAGACATCTACGGGGGCGTTCGTGTGGAATATAACCGGCAGAAAGTGGCCGGGGCATTGGGCACTTTAGGCGATATTCCCGGGGCCGTCAACACGCCGGTACTGGCCGACCTGAAATCGACGGAAATTCTGCCTTCGCTTAATATCGGTTACCGGCCATCGCAGCCATACGTATTCCGATTGAGCTATGGAAAGACGGTTAACCGCCCCGAATTCCGGGAGCTTTCGCCTTACCAGGAACTGGATTACAACGAAAACCAGCGCATAAGGGGAAACTCCAAGCTTCAACTGGCCCGTATCGATAATTACGACCTGCGTGTGGAATGGTATCCTAAAGAGAGCGGAGCAGGCAACGAGAGCTTTAGCCTGGGCGGTTTCTATAAAAAGATTGAACATCCTATAGAACGGGTCATTTCAAAGTTAAACCTTGACAACGGCGCAGCCAATATACAGTACATGAACGCGGACAAGGCCGACGTGTACGGGATCGAACTGGATTTCCGTAAGTACTTCAACTTTATCCCCGGCACTTTCTTCCGCAATCTGTCCTTTATCGGTAATGCCTCTTACATCTACAGCCGGGCGGAACGTACGCCTGTAAACAATGATGGTACCAACAACCTGAATGACCCTGTGATCCGCAGACAGCTTCAGGGACAATCCCCCTACACCGTTAACGGCGGATTGTATTATGAAAATGCCGGTTCAGGAACTAAACTAGGAATTATCCTGAACCAAACCGGGCCACGCATCTATGCCGCCGCGATAGGTCGCAAAGCAGCCACAACAACAGGCAACTATCCTGATTTTGGAACACAGCCCAGTTTGATTGAACTCGCCCGCCGCCAGTTGGATATTTCCGCGACACAAAGGATCGGCAAGGGCTTGCAGCTCAAATTTTCTGTCCAGAACCTGCTGAACGATGCAGTACGGCTCGCCGAGGACGCCAATTTTACGTACAAGTACGAAAAGGCCCAGTACATCCGGTCCCCCACGAACGCCTACTTTTCCGGTGACCTGTTGGCTTCTGATTACCGTCCCGGCCGGTATTTCATCATCACATTTACTTATTCATTATAA
- a CDS encoding RNA polymerase sigma factor: MNYKQSSDIELWQRCQQDDMRAYNALFDRYFPKLYSLSLRYVKDSSTAEELAMDVLCNLWYKRNELTIRTDISTYFFRSMKNHIINQLKKNIPVTSTLELVGEHQLVSDSQADNEVLISDLETIYREQLDQLSPQRRRVFQLSREEHLTYAEIAREMNISVSAVEKYMGAALSSLRNGMKDYSLPSLLFLFGSLSVLVYFY; this comes from the coding sequence ATGAATTATAAGCAGTCATCCGATATAGAATTATGGCAACGTTGTCAGCAGGATGACATGCGGGCTTATAATGCACTGTTTGATCGATATTTTCCAAAGCTTTACAGCCTTTCCCTTCGATATGTCAAAGACAGTTCAACTGCCGAAGAGCTGGCAATGGATGTGCTTTGTAATCTTTGGTACAAACGAAACGAGTTAACAATCAGAACGGATATTTCGACCTATTTTTTCCGGTCGATGAAGAACCATATTATCAACCAACTGAAGAAAAATATTCCTGTAACCTCAACATTAGAACTGGTAGGAGAACACCAGCTTGTATCCGACAGCCAAGCAGATAACGAAGTACTTATTTCAGATCTTGAAACAATTTATCGTGAACAGCTAGATCAACTAAGCCCTCAGCGACGCAGGGTATTTCAACTTAGCCGGGAAGAGCATTTAACCTACGCCGAGATCGCCCGGGAAATGAATATTTCCGTCAGTGCCGTCGAAAAATATATGGGCGCGGCACTTAGCAGTCTGCGAAACGGTATGAAGGACTACAGTTTGCCTTCCCTTCTATTCCTCTTCGGATCACTATCCGTCCTTGTTTATTTTTACTAA
- a CDS encoding toprim domain-containing protein — translation MKFSSNRLSIAEVKEMDMVDYLFKLGYEPSKIRYPDFWYPSPLREEKTASFKVNRKLNKWYDHGLGKGGNLIDFAILYHGCTVGEFLQQLGGDLSLQKPLIRQAVDEDKPENQIKVLQEFSLSSYALLRYLEQRRIPVDIADKYCREIRYELAGKNYYGIGFKNDLGGFEIRNPYFKASSSPKTITTINNGAKEAAVFEGFTDFLSFKSIHKNEPEDRFDFVVLNSVSFFEKARPFMEQHDSIRLYLDRDTTGRNYSRYALSLNEKYKDESTLYQNHKDLNDWVMNFGKAQKKQLKPRL, via the coding sequence ATGAAATTCAGCAGCAACCGGCTTTCCATTGCCGAGGTAAAAGAAATGGACATGGTGGATTACCTGTTTAAGTTAGGTTACGAACCCTCAAAAATCAGGTATCCCGATTTCTGGTACCCGTCCCCGTTACGGGAGGAAAAAACAGCTTCATTCAAGGTCAATCGCAAACTGAACAAATGGTACGATCATGGATTGGGCAAAGGTGGCAACCTCATTGACTTTGCCATCTTGTATCATGGTTGCACCGTTGGAGAATTTCTTCAGCAGCTTGGCGGTGATCTTTCTCTTCAAAAGCCCCTGATACGGCAAGCTGTAGATGAAGATAAACCGGAAAACCAGATCAAGGTATTGCAGGAATTTAGTTTGTCATCCTACGCTTTATTGCGTTATCTGGAACAGCGCCGCATACCTGTTGATATTGCTGATAAATATTGCCGCGAGATCCGCTATGAACTGGCTGGAAAAAACTATTACGGCATCGGTTTTAAAAATGACCTGGGCGGCTTTGAAATCCGCAATCCCTACTTCAAGGCGAGCAGCTCACCCAAGACAATTACCACCATCAATAACGGGGCAAAAGAGGCAGCGGTATTTGAAGGCTTTACCGATTTTCTTTCCTTCAAAAGCATCCATAAAAATGAACCGGAAGACCGCTTTGATTTTGTGGTACTCAACTCTGTTTCCTTCTTTGAAAAAGCCCGCCCATTCATGGAGCAGCACGACAGCATCCGCCTGTATCTCGACCGGGATACGACCGGACGAAATTACAGTCGCTATGCACTCTCATTAAACGAGAAGTACAAAGATGAAAGCACCCTCTACCAAAACCACAAAGACCTCAATGATTGGGTTATGAATTTTGGTAAAGCACAAAAGAAACAACTAAAGCCCAGACTATGA
- a CDS encoding PH domain-containing protein, whose product MDTPQFYHGFAYAAKELYQFIAAYDYFTILLDDGDIIHFTASDPDDFRKWLTAHNIPDIRKLDGWVTR is encoded by the coding sequence ATGGATACCCCGCAATTTTATCATGGTTTTGCTTATGCGGCAAAGGAACTCTACCAGTTCATTGCAGCATACGATTATTTTACCATCCTGCTGGACGATGGCGATATCATCCATTTCACGGCGTCTGATCCGGATGACTTCCGTAAGTGGCTTACGGCTCACAACATCCCCGACATCCGCAAACTGGATGGTTGGGTAACCCGTTAA